The following are from one region of the Prevotella communis genome:
- a CDS encoding glycosyltransferase family 9 protein → MKHQHILVIRFSAIGDVAMTVPIVWGVAQQYPDVRITVLSRAFARPFFENLAPNVNFMEADLKGEYHGVKGLNRLYRRLAAKQFTHVADLHSVLRSNYLRLRFNLSHFKVEHIDKHRKMRHALVNKNMKKKVKQQLPTSFENYTEVFAKLGFPIEKNLFTSIFPPEGGDMTQLPELFRDKKENEKWIGVAPFAAHQGKIYPKEQMKEVVRTMVANHPDYSIFLFGRGKEEEETFNQWTKEMPQCTFVSQHIENLRQELILMSHLDVMVSMDSANMHLASLVNTPVVSIWGATHPMAGFLGWNQDKDNTIQLDMECRPCSIYGQKPCIHGDFPCMKNIRPEVIIEKIEKVLL, encoded by the coding sequence GTGAAGCATCAGCACATATTAGTAATACGATTCTCAGCAATAGGCGACGTCGCTATGACGGTGCCTATTGTCTGGGGTGTTGCCCAACAGTATCCTGATGTGAGAATCACGGTGCTGAGTCGTGCCTTTGCCCGTCCGTTCTTTGAGAACCTGGCTCCTAACGTGAACTTTATGGAGGCCGACCTGAAAGGTGAGTATCATGGTGTGAAAGGACTGAACAGACTTTACCGCCGACTGGCTGCAAAGCAGTTCACCCATGTGGCCGACCTGCACTCTGTGTTGCGTTCAAACTACCTGCGCCTGCGCTTTAACCTGAGTCATTTCAAGGTGGAGCATATCGACAAGCATCGCAAGATGCGCCACGCGCTGGTGAACAAGAACATGAAGAAAAAGGTGAAGCAGCAGTTGCCCACCTCTTTCGAAAACTATACGGAGGTATTTGCAAAACTGGGATTCCCCATAGAAAAAAACCTGTTCACCTCTATCTTCCCACCAGAAGGTGGCGACATGACACAACTGCCTGAGCTGTTCAGAGATAAAAAAGAGAATGAGAAATGGATAGGTGTTGCTCCCTTTGCTGCTCATCAGGGAAAGATCTATCCAAAGGAGCAGATGAAGGAAGTAGTACGTACAATGGTAGCCAACCATCCAGATTACAGCATCTTCCTCTTTGGTCGTGGTAAGGAAGAGGAAGAAACCTTTAATCAATGGACCAAGGAGATGCCACAATGCACCTTTGTATCGCAGCATATTGAAAACCTCCGTCAGGAATTGATACTGATGAGTCATCTGGACGTGATGGTATCAATGGACTCTGCCAATATGCATCTGGCATCATTAGTCAATACCCCCGTTGTCTCTATCTGGGGTGCCACACATCCTATGGCAGGTTTCCTGGGATGGAATCAGGATAAGGATAATACCATACAACTGGATATGGAATGTCGTCCATGCAGCATCTATGGTCAGAAACCCTGCATACATGGCGACTTCCCCTGTATGAAGAATATCCGTCCTGAAGTGATTATAGAGAAGATAGAAAAGGTTCTCCTATAA
- a CDS encoding RNA methyltransferase, which produces MRKLRTIEMKRLSVEEYHEAEKTPLIVILDDVRSMHNVGSVFRTADAFRLEAVYLCGITGCPPHAEIHKTALGAEDSVDWRYFKTALEAVEELKGRGVTVYSIEQAEGSTKLPEFKPEPGKPYAIVMGNEVKGVHQEVIDASNGCLEIPQYGTKHSMNVSVTAGIVIWHFVNSQL; this is translated from the coding sequence ATGAGAAAACTGCGTACTATAGAAATGAAACGACTCTCGGTAGAGGAGTATCATGAGGCCGAGAAGACACCGTTGATAGTAATATTGGACGATGTGCGATCTATGCACAACGTGGGTAGCGTATTCCGCACGGCCGATGCTTTCAGATTAGAGGCTGTCTATCTGTGTGGCATCACTGGTTGTCCTCCTCATGCAGAGATTCACAAGACGGCACTTGGTGCTGAGGATAGCGTTGACTGGCGCTATTTTAAGACAGCACTCGAGGCTGTTGAGGAATTAAAGGGTAGGGGAGTCACCGTCTATAGTATAGAGCAGGCTGAGGGCAGTACCAAACTTCCTGAGTTCAAACCAGAACCAGGCAAGCCTTATGCTATCGTGATGGGTAATGAGGTGAAGGGTGTTCACCAGGAAGTCATAGATGCCAGCAATGGCTGTCTGGAGATTCCTCAGTATGGTACAAAGCATTCTATGAATGTGTCAGTAACGGCAGGTATTGTTATCTGGCACTTTGTGAATTCACAATTATAG
- a CDS encoding DUF4254 domain-containing protein, with amino-acid sequence MVFTEKANKIFQQAIRDYHLTDNVDTEMKNPYDRDSIEYKLYMKCWIDTVQWHLEDLIRDPHIDLSDALALKRRIDHSNQDRTDLVEEIDTYFRQKYADITPMADARLNTESPAWAVDRLSILELKIWHMQEQTERKDADQEHLARCQAKLEVLLEQRVDLSTAIDQLLEDYQAGRKVMKVYRQMKMYNDPSTNPVLYKK; translated from the coding sequence ATGGTTTTTACAGAAAAAGCAAACAAAATTTTCCAACAGGCTATCCGCGACTATCACTTGACTGATAATGTGGATACTGAGATGAAAAACCCGTACGACAGAGACAGCATTGAGTATAAACTCTATATGAAATGCTGGATTGACACTGTGCAGTGGCACTTGGAGGACTTGATTCGTGATCCGCATATCGACCTGAGCGATGCGCTGGCATTGAAGCGTCGTATTGACCACTCTAACCAGGACCGTACAGACCTGGTAGAGGAGATTGACACCTACTTCCGTCAGAAATATGCTGACATCACACCTATGGCCGATGCCCGTCTGAACACGGAGAGTCCTGCATGGGCTGTTGACCGTCTGTCTATTCTGGAGCTGAAGATCTGGCACATGCAGGAGCAGACAGAGCGTAAGGATGCCGATCAGGAACACCTGGCCCGCTGTCAGGCTAAGCTCGAAGTACTGTTGGAGCAGCGTGTAGACCTCTCTACAGCTATCGACCAGCTGCTGGAGGACTATCAGGCCGGACGCAAGGTGATGAAGGTATATCGTCAGATGAAGATGTACAACGATCCCAGCACAAACCCCGTACTTTACAAAAAGTAA